A genomic segment from Glycine soja cultivar W05 chromosome 18, ASM419377v2, whole genome shotgun sequence encodes:
- the LOC114396788 gene encoding uncharacterized WD repeat-containing protein C2A9.03-like isoform X2: protein MPDHDMYHFDHMDEDDFFDEIDDQNHGRGVGDAALDEYEMLTKVTDTTAAQARKGKDIQGIPWESLNISRERYRLTRLEQYRNFENILKSGDAVDKECKQIEKGGNYYEFFYNTRMVKPTILHFQLRNLVWATSKHDVYLISNYSVNHWSSLSGNLSEIINFAGHVAPAPTERLNKKGVSFCTRTTHDDNAISNAVEIYDSLSGATHIIASNNDCGVREYDTERFQPLNNFQFSWPVNHTSISPDRKLMTVVGDNLDGLLVDPQNGKTVATFVGHRDYSFASAWHPDGRTFATGNQDKTCRVWDVRHLSSPTAILKNNLGATRSIRFSSDGQYMVVAEPADFVHVYSTKADYRKRQEIDFFGEISGVSLSPDDECIYIGIWDRTYASLLQYNRKHQYKYLDAY, encoded by the exons ATGCCCGACCATGACATGTACCATTTTGATCACATGGACGAAGACGATTTTTTTGACGAAATTGATGACCAAAACCATGGTAGGGGTGTTGGGGATGCTGCTCTTGATGAATATGAGAtg CTTACTAAGGTGACTGATACAACAGCTGCTCAAGCAAGAAAGGGAAAGGACATTCAGGGAATTCCATGGGAAAGTTTGAACATATCTAGGGAGAGGTATAGATTGACAAGGCTTGAGCAATATAGGAATTTTGAGAACATTCTTAAATCTGGGGATGCTGTTGAcaag GAGTGCAAGCAAATCGAGAAGGGTGGGAATTACTATGAATTCTTCTATAATACAAGAATGGTTAAGCCTACTATCCTTCATTTTCAG CTGAGAAACTTAGTATGGGCAACTTCAAAACATGATGTCTACCTTATCTCCAACTACTCTGTTAATCACTGGTCATCATTAAGTGGTAATTTGTCTGAGATAATCAATTTTGCTGGGCATGTGGCACCGGCCCCTACTGAG CGTTTGAATAAGAAAGGAGTAAGCTTTTGTACACGGACCACACATGATGATAATGCTATATCAAATGCAGTTGAAATATATGACAGCTTGAG TGGTGCAACGCATATTATTGCCTCCAATAATGATTGTGGTGTGAGAGAATATGACACAGAAAGGTTTCAGCCTTTGAATAACTTCCAGTTCTCTTGGCCAGTGAAT CACACATCAATCAGTCCAGACCGGAAGCTTATGACTGTTGTTGGAGATAACCTGGATGGACTGCTAGTGGATCCTCAAAATGGAAAG ACTGTTGCCACTTTTGTTGGTCATCGAGATTACTCTTTTGCTTCTGCATGGCATCCCGATGGACGTACCTTTGCAACGGGGAATCAAGACAAGACTTGCAGAGTATGGGATGTTAGACACTTATCATCTCCTACTGCCATTCTCAAGAATAACCTAGGGGCAACCCGGTCTATTCGGTTTTCTTCTGATGGTCAATATATGGTGGTTGCTGAGCCTGCAGATTTTGTGCATGTTTATAGCACAAAGGCAGACTACAGAAAACGTCAAGAAATTGATTTCTTTGGGGAAATTTCTGGGGTTTCTCTGAGCCCTGATGATGAGTGTATATATATTGGAATCTGGGACCGGACTTATGCAAGCTTGCTTCAGTATAATAGGAAGCACCAATATAAATATCTTGATGCATACTGA
- the LOC114396787 gene encoding fanconi-associated nuclease 1 homolog isoform X2: MRMVLTGRESLIRLIGKRRRFLPNRHTILSDPNPNPNPNPIQAVEEPPQSDNNDDVQCPVCGRSLPGDNDHINSHLDACLSQPKPTTPSTKRKFSQRTLLQLNFTLSNSKPKFQNLTHDSNNSPVPLPQNDESEKEEEEEEVPENHEAEFDSTIAATSLSSSSVNNDVPDDSKPEDVLGATFETFIVGRKYADNPEEMCAGAAISFLRDPQNVKDPNAIKVVSADSVCGKSLGFLPRELAQYLSPLIDNYGFGFQIMCHRTSDGESKYANEIFKCLWKNAQRVVEFASRNPPSSVKYQLNFGLMLHEVLRNNIHLLTEDEKTYMESFTLLSNDSQRLFIRLYTRKGPWFRMSNISYPEIVDTQKAVKGLAEKEYIHSIEDANKLCESDVNDILNILSVCELREIWCILLKKSGGHGMKKQHLISSILSTDNSVPWPQLSTMILDRTGSCIRISSKAESLMWRTERLFFLNGEQDLSSFLLVDMGKIKYPAYNCIISEPIFSNRNNLLSYEEAIEVAQITDEALDANKIDVVLRCINIAESCVSTDFPIQCSTSESVSSIRHVFTSSWVYSKVVTVGISFLEREHRYIDAINLLQWLLNVFTCDVRRGYWTLRLSVDLEHLGYIDESLQVAENGLLDPWIRAGSRMALQRRVLRLGKPPRRWKVPSFSRSALRKIPEVFVQGRPLNSELGEKNRYYNEEGKQCGVEEIALHYYAGDGGGWQGVHAESGIWLTIFGLLMWDVIYADVPNVFYTRFQNAPLDFGTDDFYTARKSSIESHLQQIRDGMAEEFLIKSWETHIGTACRGVNWGCHSLDELRAVVSCVGGTCLASLCKLLAQDYRSWSSGMPDLLLWRFHGEYSGEAKLVEVKGPRDRLSEQQRAWLLLLLDYGFTIEVCKVKPL, translated from the exons ATGCGAATGGTACTTACTGGCAGAGAAAGCTTGATTCGATTAATCGGTAAACGGAGACGCTTCCTTCCTAATCGTCACACTATCCTCTCCGatcctaaccctaaccctaaccctaaccctatcCAG gcTGTTGAAGAGCCACCGCAATCAGATAATAACGACGACGTACAATGCCCTGTTTGCGGCCGCAGCCTTCCCGGGGACAACGACCACATAAACTCTCATCTCG ATGCATGTCTCTCTCAACCAAAACCAACAACACCATCAACAAAACGAAAGTTCTCCCAACGCACCCTCCTTCAGCTAAACTTCACCCTATCCAATTCCAAACCCAAATTTCAGAATCTCACTCACGACAGTAACAATTCTCCCGTGCCACTGCCCCAGAACGACGAgtctgaaaaagaagaagaagaagaagaagtccCTGAAAATCATGAGGCCGAATTTGATTCTACAATTGCCGCCACTTCCTTATCTTCCTCGTCCGTGAACAATGATGTGCCTGATGATTCCAAACCCGAGGACGTGCTTGGTGCCACGTTTGAAACATTCATCGTTGGCAGGAAATATGCTGATAATCCAGAAGAAATGTGTGCTGGTGCCGCCATCTCTTTTTTGAGGGACCCTCAAAATGTCAAGGACCCCAATGCCATTAAG GTTGTTTCTGCGGATTCTGTGTGCGGTAAGTCATTAGGTTTTCTCCCCCGTGAGCTAGCACAATACCTATCACCTCTAATTGACAACTATGGCTTTGGATTTCAG ATTATGTGCCACAGAACATCAGATGGTGAAAGCAAATATGCCAATGAGATCTTTAAATGCTTATGGAAAAATGCTCAACGTGTTGTTGAATTTGCAAGCAGGAATCCTCCTTCATCTGTAAAGTATCAGCTGAATTTTGGTCTTATGCTACATGAAGTGTTAAGAAATAATATTCACCTTCTAACAGAAGATGAAAAAACCTATATGG AATCATTCACTTTACTCTCAAATGATAGTCAGAGGCTTTTTATCCGGCTATACACTAGAAAAg GACCTTGGTTTCGCATGTCTAATATATCATATCCTGAAATAGTGGATACTCAAAAGGCAGTCAAGGGACTTGCTG AGAAAGAATACATACATTCTATTGAAGATGCAAATAAACTATGTGAGAGTGATGTGAATGATATCTTGAATATCCTCAGCGTCTGTGAGTTGCGTGAAATTTGGTGCATTTTGCTTAAAAAG AGTGGCGGTCATGGGATGAAGAAGCAGcatctgatttcatctattcttTCTACAGATAATAGTGTACCATG GCCACAACTATCAACTATGATTTTGGATAGAACTGGTTCCTGTATTAGGATTTCTTCAAAAGCTGAATCTCTTATGTGGCGCACTGAG AGACTTTTCTTCTTAAATGGAGAACAGGATCTCTCGTCCTTTCTACTTGTTGATATGGGAAAAATAAAGTATCCAGCTTACAACTGCATAATATCAGAACCAATTTTCTCAAATCGCAATAATCTGCTCTCATACGAAGAG GCCATTGAAGTTGCACAAATTACGGATGAAGCTCTTGATGCAAACAAAATTGACGTGGTATTAAGGTGCATAAATATAGCTGAATCCTGTGTATCTACTGATTTTCCCATCCAGTGCTCAACTTCTGAATCAGTATCTTCAATTCGTCATGTATTTACATCATCATGGGTATACTCCAAAGTGGTCACAGTAGGGATTTCCTTCCTTGAGCGGGAGCACAG GTACATTGATGCTATTAACTTACTCCAATGGTTGCTAAATGTTTTCACTTGCGATGTAAGAAGAGGATATTGGACACTGAGGTTATCAGTTGACTTGGAGCACCTTGGCTACATTGATGAGAGCCTTCAAGTAGCTGAAAATGGGTTGCTGGATCCATGGATACGTGCTGGTTCAAGAATGGCACTGCAAAGGCGGGTTCTTCGCCTAGGGAAACCACCAAGGCGCTGGAAAGTTCCTAGTTTTTCTAGGTCTGCGTTGCGGAAGATCCCTGAG GTTTTTGTTCAAGGGAGACCATTGAATTCTGAATTGGGAGAAAAGAATAGGTACTACAATGAAGAGGGGAAACAATGTGGAGTGGAAGAGATTGCTTTGCATTACTATGCCGGGGATGGAGGTGGATGGCAAGGTGTCCATGCAGAGAGTGGCATATGGTTAACCATTTTTGGGCTTCTTATGTGGGATGTCATATATGCTGATGTGCCAAATGTCTTCTATACTAGATTTCAG AATGCTCCTTTAGATTTCGGCACTGATGACTTTTATACTGCAAGAAAGAGTAGCATAGAATCCCATCTGCAGCAAATTCGTGATGGCATGGCTGAGGAGTTTCTTATTAAGTCATGGGAAACACATATCGGAACAGCATGTAGAGGAGTTAATTGGGGCTGCCATTCTTTAGATGAGCTTCGCGCTGTTGTTTCTTGTGTTGGGGGCACTTGCTTGGCATCTCTCTGCAAACTTCTGGCTCAAGACTATCGGAGCTGGTCTAGTGGAATGCCGGATTTGCTGCTATGGCGTTTCCATGGAGAATACAGTGGTGAAGCCAAGCTTGTTGAAGTGAAAGGCCCCAGGGACCGACTCTCTGAGCAGCAGAGAGCATGGCTATTGCTGCTTTTGGATTATGGATTTACGATTGAGGTTTGTAAAGTGAAACCTTTGTAG
- the LOC114396788 gene encoding uncharacterized WD repeat-containing protein C2A9.03-like isoform X1, with protein MPDHDMYHFDHMDEDDFFDEIDDQNHGRGVGDAALDEYEMLTKVTDTTAAQARKGKDIQGIPWESLNISRERYRLTRLEQYRNFENILKSGDAVDKECKQIEKGGNYYEFFYNTRMVKPTILHFQLRNLVWATSKHDVYLISNYSVNHWSSLSGNLSEIINFAGHVAPAPTERYAGNLLEGFSQTQISTLAVKDNLLVAGGFQGELTCKRLNKKGVSFCTRTTHDDNAISNAVEIYDSLSGATHIIASNNDCGVREYDTERFQPLNNFQFSWPVNHTSISPDRKLMTVVGDNLDGLLVDPQNGKTVATFVGHRDYSFASAWHPDGRTFATGNQDKTCRVWDVRHLSSPTAILKNNLGATRSIRFSSDGQYMVVAEPADFVHVYSTKADYRKRQEIDFFGEISGVSLSPDDECIYIGIWDRTYASLLQYNRKHQYKYLDAY; from the exons ATGCCCGACCATGACATGTACCATTTTGATCACATGGACGAAGACGATTTTTTTGACGAAATTGATGACCAAAACCATGGTAGGGGTGTTGGGGATGCTGCTCTTGATGAATATGAGAtg CTTACTAAGGTGACTGATACAACAGCTGCTCAAGCAAGAAAGGGAAAGGACATTCAGGGAATTCCATGGGAAAGTTTGAACATATCTAGGGAGAGGTATAGATTGACAAGGCTTGAGCAATATAGGAATTTTGAGAACATTCTTAAATCTGGGGATGCTGTTGAcaag GAGTGCAAGCAAATCGAGAAGGGTGGGAATTACTATGAATTCTTCTATAATACAAGAATGGTTAAGCCTACTATCCTTCATTTTCAG CTGAGAAACTTAGTATGGGCAACTTCAAAACATGATGTCTACCTTATCTCCAACTACTCTGTTAATCACTGGTCATCATTAAGTGGTAATTTGTCTGAGATAATCAATTTTGCTGGGCATGTGGCACCGGCCCCTACTGAG AGATATGCAGGAAATTTGTTGGAAGGATTTTCTCAGACACAGATTAGCACATTGGCTGTCAAGGATAATCTTCTTGTTGCTGGTGGCTTCCAAGGAGAGCTTACTTGTAAG CGTTTGAATAAGAAAGGAGTAAGCTTTTGTACACGGACCACACATGATGATAATGCTATATCAAATGCAGTTGAAATATATGACAGCTTGAG TGGTGCAACGCATATTATTGCCTCCAATAATGATTGTGGTGTGAGAGAATATGACACAGAAAGGTTTCAGCCTTTGAATAACTTCCAGTTCTCTTGGCCAGTGAAT CACACATCAATCAGTCCAGACCGGAAGCTTATGACTGTTGTTGGAGATAACCTGGATGGACTGCTAGTGGATCCTCAAAATGGAAAG ACTGTTGCCACTTTTGTTGGTCATCGAGATTACTCTTTTGCTTCTGCATGGCATCCCGATGGACGTACCTTTGCAACGGGGAATCAAGACAAGACTTGCAGAGTATGGGATGTTAGACACTTATCATCTCCTACTGCCATTCTCAAGAATAACCTAGGGGCAACCCGGTCTATTCGGTTTTCTTCTGATGGTCAATATATGGTGGTTGCTGAGCCTGCAGATTTTGTGCATGTTTATAGCACAAAGGCAGACTACAGAAAACGTCAAGAAATTGATTTCTTTGGGGAAATTTCTGGGGTTTCTCTGAGCCCTGATGATGAGTGTATATATATTGGAATCTGGGACCGGACTTATGCAAGCTTGCTTCAGTATAATAGGAAGCACCAATATAAATATCTTGATGCATACTGA
- the LOC114396787 gene encoding fanconi-associated nuclease 1 homolog isoform X1: MRMVLTGRESLIRLIGKRRRFLPNRHTILSDPNPNPNPNPIQAVEEPPQSDNNDDVQCPVCGRSLPGDNDHINSHLDACLSQPKPTTPSTKRKFSQRTLLQLNFTLSNSKPKFQNLTHDSNNSPVPLPQNDESEKEEEEEEVPENHEAEFDSTIAATSLSSSSVNNDVPDDSKPEDVLGATFETFIVGRKYADNPEEMCAGAAISFLRDPQNVKDPNAIKVVSADSVCGKSLGFLPRELAQYLSPLIDNYGFGFQGHVTSVPKHSLDIVPIQIMCHRTSDGESKYANEIFKCLWKNAQRVVEFASRNPPSSVKYQLNFGLMLHEVLRNNIHLLTEDEKTYMESFTLLSNDSQRLFIRLYTRKGPWFRMSNISYPEIVDTQKAVKGLAEKEYIHSIEDANKLCESDVNDILNILSVCELREIWCILLKKSGGHGMKKQHLISSILSTDNSVPWPQLSTMILDRTGSCIRISSKAESLMWRTERLFFLNGEQDLSSFLLVDMGKIKYPAYNCIISEPIFSNRNNLLSYEEAIEVAQITDEALDANKIDVVLRCINIAESCVSTDFPIQCSTSESVSSIRHVFTSSWVYSKVVTVGISFLEREHRYIDAINLLQWLLNVFTCDVRRGYWTLRLSVDLEHLGYIDESLQVAENGLLDPWIRAGSRMALQRRVLRLGKPPRRWKVPSFSRSALRKIPEVFVQGRPLNSELGEKNRYYNEEGKQCGVEEIALHYYAGDGGGWQGVHAESGIWLTIFGLLMWDVIYADVPNVFYTRFQNAPLDFGTDDFYTARKSSIESHLQQIRDGMAEEFLIKSWETHIGTACRGVNWGCHSLDELRAVVSCVGGTCLASLCKLLAQDYRSWSSGMPDLLLWRFHGEYSGEAKLVEVKGPRDRLSEQQRAWLLLLLDYGFTIEVCKVKPL, encoded by the exons ATGCGAATGGTACTTACTGGCAGAGAAAGCTTGATTCGATTAATCGGTAAACGGAGACGCTTCCTTCCTAATCGTCACACTATCCTCTCCGatcctaaccctaaccctaaccctaaccctatcCAG gcTGTTGAAGAGCCACCGCAATCAGATAATAACGACGACGTACAATGCCCTGTTTGCGGCCGCAGCCTTCCCGGGGACAACGACCACATAAACTCTCATCTCG ATGCATGTCTCTCTCAACCAAAACCAACAACACCATCAACAAAACGAAAGTTCTCCCAACGCACCCTCCTTCAGCTAAACTTCACCCTATCCAATTCCAAACCCAAATTTCAGAATCTCACTCACGACAGTAACAATTCTCCCGTGCCACTGCCCCAGAACGACGAgtctgaaaaagaagaagaagaagaagaagtccCTGAAAATCATGAGGCCGAATTTGATTCTACAATTGCCGCCACTTCCTTATCTTCCTCGTCCGTGAACAATGATGTGCCTGATGATTCCAAACCCGAGGACGTGCTTGGTGCCACGTTTGAAACATTCATCGTTGGCAGGAAATATGCTGATAATCCAGAAGAAATGTGTGCTGGTGCCGCCATCTCTTTTTTGAGGGACCCTCAAAATGTCAAGGACCCCAATGCCATTAAG GTTGTTTCTGCGGATTCTGTGTGCGGTAAGTCATTAGGTTTTCTCCCCCGTGAGCTAGCACAATACCTATCACCTCTAATTGACAACTATGGCTTTGGATTTCAG GGACATGTTACTTCTGTTCCCAAACATTCTCTTGATATTGTTCCAATTCAGATTATGTGCCACAGAACATCAGATGGTGAAAGCAAATATGCCAATGAGATCTTTAAATGCTTATGGAAAAATGCTCAACGTGTTGTTGAATTTGCAAGCAGGAATCCTCCTTCATCTGTAAAGTATCAGCTGAATTTTGGTCTTATGCTACATGAAGTGTTAAGAAATAATATTCACCTTCTAACAGAAGATGAAAAAACCTATATGG AATCATTCACTTTACTCTCAAATGATAGTCAGAGGCTTTTTATCCGGCTATACACTAGAAAAg GACCTTGGTTTCGCATGTCTAATATATCATATCCTGAAATAGTGGATACTCAAAAGGCAGTCAAGGGACTTGCTG AGAAAGAATACATACATTCTATTGAAGATGCAAATAAACTATGTGAGAGTGATGTGAATGATATCTTGAATATCCTCAGCGTCTGTGAGTTGCGTGAAATTTGGTGCATTTTGCTTAAAAAG AGTGGCGGTCATGGGATGAAGAAGCAGcatctgatttcatctattcttTCTACAGATAATAGTGTACCATG GCCACAACTATCAACTATGATTTTGGATAGAACTGGTTCCTGTATTAGGATTTCTTCAAAAGCTGAATCTCTTATGTGGCGCACTGAG AGACTTTTCTTCTTAAATGGAGAACAGGATCTCTCGTCCTTTCTACTTGTTGATATGGGAAAAATAAAGTATCCAGCTTACAACTGCATAATATCAGAACCAATTTTCTCAAATCGCAATAATCTGCTCTCATACGAAGAG GCCATTGAAGTTGCACAAATTACGGATGAAGCTCTTGATGCAAACAAAATTGACGTGGTATTAAGGTGCATAAATATAGCTGAATCCTGTGTATCTACTGATTTTCCCATCCAGTGCTCAACTTCTGAATCAGTATCTTCAATTCGTCATGTATTTACATCATCATGGGTATACTCCAAAGTGGTCACAGTAGGGATTTCCTTCCTTGAGCGGGAGCACAG GTACATTGATGCTATTAACTTACTCCAATGGTTGCTAAATGTTTTCACTTGCGATGTAAGAAGAGGATATTGGACACTGAGGTTATCAGTTGACTTGGAGCACCTTGGCTACATTGATGAGAGCCTTCAAGTAGCTGAAAATGGGTTGCTGGATCCATGGATACGTGCTGGTTCAAGAATGGCACTGCAAAGGCGGGTTCTTCGCCTAGGGAAACCACCAAGGCGCTGGAAAGTTCCTAGTTTTTCTAGGTCTGCGTTGCGGAAGATCCCTGAG GTTTTTGTTCAAGGGAGACCATTGAATTCTGAATTGGGAGAAAAGAATAGGTACTACAATGAAGAGGGGAAACAATGTGGAGTGGAAGAGATTGCTTTGCATTACTATGCCGGGGATGGAGGTGGATGGCAAGGTGTCCATGCAGAGAGTGGCATATGGTTAACCATTTTTGGGCTTCTTATGTGGGATGTCATATATGCTGATGTGCCAAATGTCTTCTATACTAGATTTCAG AATGCTCCTTTAGATTTCGGCACTGATGACTTTTATACTGCAAGAAAGAGTAGCATAGAATCCCATCTGCAGCAAATTCGTGATGGCATGGCTGAGGAGTTTCTTATTAAGTCATGGGAAACACATATCGGAACAGCATGTAGAGGAGTTAATTGGGGCTGCCATTCTTTAGATGAGCTTCGCGCTGTTGTTTCTTGTGTTGGGGGCACTTGCTTGGCATCTCTCTGCAAACTTCTGGCTCAAGACTATCGGAGCTGGTCTAGTGGAATGCCGGATTTGCTGCTATGGCGTTTCCATGGAGAATACAGTGGTGAAGCCAAGCTTGTTGAAGTGAAAGGCCCCAGGGACCGACTCTCTGAGCAGCAGAGAGCATGGCTATTGCTGCTTTTGGATTATGGATTTACGATTGAGGTTTGTAAAGTGAAACCTTTGTAG